The following proteins come from a genomic window of Anabaena sphaerica FACHB-251:
- a CDS encoding STAS/SEC14 domain-containing protein, translating into MSTVKLELQLSSEELLKAVEQLNQPDLEKFVSQVIILHTQRKSAKLLKDEAESLLKNNQDVSCDAHSYYNQLLAKADEENLTYQEYRELLRLSEQIDKLQAHRFEYLADLANLHGVSLMELMKSLGFQM; encoded by the coding sequence ATGTCAACAGTCAAACTTGAACTTCAATTATCTTCAGAAGAATTGCTCAAGGCTGTTGAGCAGTTAAACCAGCCTGATTTAGAAAAATTTGTATCTCAAGTGATTATTTTGCATACCCAAAGAAAATCTGCTAAATTGCTAAAAGATGAAGCAGAATCCTTACTAAAAAATAATCAGGATGTTTCTTGTGATGCTCATAGTTATTACAATCAATTATTAGCTAAAGCAGACGAAGAAAATCTGACATATCAGGAGTATAGAGAGTTATTACGTCTGAGTGAACAGATAGATAAACTGCAAGCACATCGCTTTGAATATTTAGCAGATTTGGCTAACTTGCATGGGGTTTCTTTGATGGAATTAATGAAAAGCTTGGGTTTTCAGATGTAA
- a CDS encoding FAD-dependent oxidoreductase codes for MTDITVIGAGISGLVCAQRLRQAGYGVLVVEKSRGVGGRVATRRVQGTWADHGACYLQPKGELLSKFVDLWQNRQVIKVWTDIVYEFSAGEGISKPAKRSPRYIAPEGMSAIAKFLTPGLEILLNQRVIKINPTPENTWCLTLERNEQLNAKAIVVAIPAPQAGDLLAPLGKSLLDAVFLDQLHSVEFHPCISVMAGFSPNSQPLPDWKALIFNDHADLAWIGFDSSKRTHSKQPHFVLQSSAGLAQQHLETEDLQSVANYMLQKAAQNLALPWFENPDWMQVHRWRYAFPRTPLDIACLSANTSLPLVCCGDWCGGNMVGGAMVSGLAAANEIDNQLRHLLPENGDFLDFLERSV; via the coding sequence ATTACTGATATTACTGTTATTGGTGCGGGTATATCTGGTTTAGTCTGCGCCCAGCGGTTACGTCAAGCTGGTTATGGGGTTTTGGTTGTGGAAAAATCCCGTGGTGTGGGGGGAAGAGTTGCTACACGGCGTGTCCAGGGAACTTGGGCGGATCATGGTGCTTGTTATTTGCAGCCCAAGGGTGAATTATTGAGTAAATTTGTGGATTTATGGCAAAATCGGCAAGTTATCAAAGTTTGGACAGATATAGTTTATGAATTCTCAGCCGGTGAGGGTATATCTAAACCAGCAAAACGGAGTCCGCGTTATATTGCACCAGAAGGAATGAGTGCGATCGCTAAATTTCTGACTCCAGGTTTAGAGATTTTATTAAATCAGCGCGTGATTAAAATTAATCCTACTCCAGAAAATACTTGGTGTCTTACCCTAGAAAGAAACGAACAATTAAACGCCAAAGCTATCGTAGTAGCCATTCCTGCACCCCAAGCAGGGGATTTATTAGCGCCTTTAGGTAAAAGTTTATTGGATGCTGTATTTTTGGATCAGTTGCATTCTGTCGAGTTTCACCCTTGTATTAGTGTCATGGCGGGATTTTCCCCCAACTCCCAACCTTTACCTGATTGGAAAGCTTTGATTTTTAATGATCATGCAGATTTAGCATGGATTGGATTCGATAGTAGTAAGCGTACTCACTCAAAACAACCTCATTTTGTGTTACAAAGTAGTGCGGGTTTAGCTCAACAACATCTAGAAACCGAAGATTTACAATCGGTAGCCAATTATATGTTGCAAAAAGCAGCACAAAATTTAGCACTTCCCTGGTTTGAAAATCCTGACTGGATGCAAGTACATCGCTGGCGTTATGCCTTTCCTCGTACTCCTTTAGATATAGCTTGTTTATCTGCAAATACTTCCCTACCCTTGGTTTGTTGTGGTGATTGGTGTGGGGGAAATATGGTAGGAGGGGCAATGGTTTCGGGACTAGCTGCTGCTAATGAAATTGACAATCAACTGCGTCATCTGCTCCCAGAAAATGGAGATTTTTTAGATTTTTTGGAGAGGTCTGTCTAA
- a CDS encoding YaaW family protein, which yields MDELRAVLELATEEELQDLTAILFSRKFNPLDYVHTPEPIEVQSQDRQIWLDALEDRFRFLAADGITVLRGRTDQVTYRQALIQVCKYLKIPYADDLATVDLEAEVFLHLLGKVWKKLPKQEQQKITTKVQSHLLTSDIQQPLPLSLQKDPLGLIFKGGSALAVTSVVQPYVLKQIARQFAIHLATYQVAKEAAITGTQVASKQFQSYVTVQMARRGMTVNAARYSAVRTVFAVVGPMMWAWFFADLGWRAIATNYGRIIPTIFTLAQIRLTRAEECWEPA from the coding sequence TTGGATGAACTAAGGGCGGTATTAGAGTTAGCAACCGAAGAAGAACTACAGGACTTAACAGCAATTCTGTTTAGTCGTAAATTTAATCCCCTAGATTATGTTCACACACCCGAACCCATCGAAGTACAAAGCCAAGATCGTCAAATTTGGCTAGATGCACTAGAAGATCGCTTTCGCTTTTTAGCGGCTGATGGGATAACGGTATTACGCGGACGCACTGACCAAGTAACTTACCGACAAGCATTAATTCAAGTATGTAAGTATCTAAAAATTCCTTATGCTGACGATTTAGCAACCGTTGATTTAGAAGCAGAGGTATTTTTGCATCTTTTAGGAAAGGTCTGGAAAAAGCTGCCAAAACAAGAACAGCAAAAAATCACGACCAAGGTACAAAGTCATTTGTTAACATCAGATATTCAACAACCTTTACCCCTGTCATTACAAAAAGATCCTTTAGGATTAATTTTCAAAGGTGGTAGTGCTTTAGCTGTCACTTCCGTGGTTCAGCCTTATGTACTTAAACAAATTGCCCGTCAATTTGCTATTCATTTAGCTACCTATCAAGTAGCCAAAGAAGCAGCAATTACAGGCACACAAGTGGCAAGCAAACAATTTCAAAGCTATGTCACAGTGCAGATGGCGCGACGGGGTATGACTGTGAATGCAGCCCGTTATAGTGCAGTACGAACAGTGTTTGCTGTTGTTGGACCAATGATGTGGGCTTGGTTTTTTGCGGATTTGGGTTGGAGAGCGATCGCTACTAACTACGGTCGCATTATTCCCACTATTTTCACCTTAGCCCAAATTCGTCTCACCCGTGCAGAAGAATGTTGGGAGCCAGCTTGA
- a CDS encoding O-antigen ligase family protein — protein sequence MLGASLNKAFYHPEPSLQPAWNSLQFGLLVFPISPFLGAVTISLASLITWAKKYRTISRRPLHQGFAILSFLLLITTGFASHKLEAFLGLFNLLPYFFVFAGLTSLIQTPAQLRQIAWIMVFGSLPVVIIGFGQLFLGWTLKLQFLWILLDWTVAPGGEPAGRMASVLMHANTLAAYLVTIFILGLGLWLENYQKLKQKLTVKNSSSPLSYRPIIFLTIAVFANFIALILTNSRNGWVIAIVTCLAYAFYQGWRLIVAGFLSIATSILLAAFAPSAIAQFFRRFVPYFIWARLNDDMYPDRPVALMRKTQWEFAWNLTQQHPFTGWGLRSFSGLYKAQMATDLGHPHNLFLMLSAETGLVTTLLFCGLLAGIIITASQVLWQSKSLEPENRLIFFSYLLAFIGWILFNTVDVTTFDIRLSTLFWVYLAALCGVIYQYKSLLKRQ from the coding sequence ATGTTGGGAGCCAGCTTGAACAAAGCTTTTTATCATCCTGAACCTAGTTTGCAACCTGCGTGGAACAGTCTTCAATTTGGGTTGCTGGTCTTCCCCATCAGTCCATTTTTGGGGGCTGTAACGATATCTTTGGCATCATTAATCACTTGGGCAAAAAAATACCGTACTATTAGCCGCCGTCCCCTCCACCAAGGATTTGCAATTTTAAGTTTTTTATTGTTGATAACTACCGGGTTTGCCTCTCATAAACTAGAGGCTTTCCTGGGTTTATTCAACTTACTACCTTATTTTTTCGTATTTGCCGGATTAACGTCCCTAATTCAAACACCCGCCCAATTACGGCAAATTGCTTGGATTATGGTATTTGGTTCTTTACCTGTCGTCATCATTGGTTTTGGGCAATTATTTCTAGGCTGGACTCTCAAGCTACAATTTTTGTGGATTCTCTTAGATTGGACAGTTGCCCCTGGAGGAGAACCAGCAGGACGCATGGCTTCTGTGTTAATGCACGCCAACACCTTAGCCGCTTATTTGGTGACAATTTTTATTTTGGGTTTAGGGTTGTGGTTAGAAAACTATCAAAAACTCAAACAAAAACTCACAGTCAAAAATTCATCCTCACCACTCTCTTACCGCCCCATCATCTTCTTAACAATAGCGGTATTTGCTAATTTTATAGCTTTGATTTTAACCAACTCCCGTAATGGGTGGGTAATAGCTATTGTCACCTGTTTAGCTTATGCTTTTTATCAAGGTTGGCGGCTGATTGTCGCTGGTTTTCTGAGTATTGCCACTAGCATTCTATTAGCAGCTTTTGCACCATCAGCGATCGCTCAATTTTTCCGTCGCTTCGTTCCCTATTTTATCTGGGCGCGGTTAAATGATGATATGTATCCCGATAGACCAGTAGCCTTGATGCGAAAAACCCAGTGGGAATTTGCCTGGAATTTAACTCAACAGCATCCTTTTACTGGTTGGGGTTTACGCAGTTTTAGCGGACTCTACAAAGCCCAAATGGCAACTGACTTAGGTCATCCCCACAACCTATTTTTAATGCTATCTGCGGAAACTGGTTTAGTTACCACTTTGCTATTTTGTGGTTTACTCGCTGGGATTATAATTACTGCTAGTCAAGTGCTGTGGCAATCAAAATCTCTAGAACCAGAAAACAGATTAATCTTTTTTAGTTATCTACTGGCTTTTATCGGTTGGATACTATTTAATACCGTCGATGTTACCACCTTTGATATTCGATTAAGTACCCTGTTTTGGGTATATTTAGCTGCCTTATGTGGCGTAATTTATCAATATAAATCATTGTTGAAAAGGCAATAA
- a CDS encoding Ycf51 family protein has translation MPSTADFLQYTQWSGIATILFAVLTILAFILKWGFRFRLVGTTGFMLVLTAGLFSLSLVPLSRTVIPGAVKYTLVYDNGSNLAVIATSPKITPTELEATLRQAASNLYSYGRLGSRGNNQLTIRARTIIHPEPGISAPVYLGEVKRTLATREDTQMAVKLYLDKFAQLPQPTA, from the coding sequence ATGCCTAGTACCGCTGATTTTCTGCAATACACCCAATGGTCAGGAATTGCTACGATCTTATTTGCAGTTCTGACAATCTTGGCTTTCATTCTCAAATGGGGCTTCCGTTTTCGGCTGGTTGGTACTACAGGCTTTATGTTAGTGCTGACAGCTGGGTTATTTTCCCTGTCTTTAGTACCTCTAAGTCGGACTGTGATTCCGGGTGCAGTGAAGTACACTTTAGTTTATGACAACGGTTCTAACCTCGCGGTAATTGCCACTAGCCCCAAGATTACCCCTACAGAATTAGAAGCAACTTTGCGCCAAGCTGCTAGTAATCTCTACTCTTATGGTCGCTTAGGAAGTAGGGGAAACAACCAACTGACAATTCGCGCCCGTACCATTATCCACCCAGAACCAGGAATTTCTGCACCAGTTTACTTGGGTGAGGTGAAAAGAACTTTGGCAACTCGTGAAGACACCCAAATGGCAGTAAAACTTTACCTCGACAAATTCGCTCAATTGCCACAACCTACCGCTTAA
- a CDS encoding iron-containing alcohol dehydrogenase family protein: protein MPNQSSTQTASSLLTLTVAPAQLVRGAGVLGSAAVEIARLGTRPLIVAGNRTLSISQETLQPIFQAEQLDTVTASYGADCCEASLKALRKAAKEHKADVIIGVGGGKALDTAKLVGHQLQLPVVTIPTSAATCAAWTALSNVYSESGAFLYDVALSHCPDLLILDYDLIKTAPQRTLVAGIGDAIAKWYEASVSSGHLQDTLIIAAVQQARVLRDILLQKSAAALQSPGSEVWQEVVDATVLLAGVIGGLGGAQCRTVAAHAVHNGLTHISGHGSIHGEKVAYGILVQLRLEEMLQGNQLADAARQQLLKFYAEIGLPQKLADLGLGNLTLAELQTAAEITLAPNSDIHRLPFPVVLEHLMAAMVSTTAPHQLKVKNG from the coding sequence ATGCCTAATCAATCTTCTACTCAAACCGCGAGTTCATTATTGACACTGACAGTTGCCCCGGCTCAACTCGTCCGGGGTGCTGGTGTGTTGGGTTCCGCAGCGGTCGAAATTGCCCGGTTGGGAACTCGTCCTTTAATTGTGGCAGGAAACCGCACTCTCAGTATTAGCCAAGAAACTTTACAACCGATTTTCCAAGCGGAACAGTTAGATACTGTCACAGCTTCCTATGGTGCAGATTGCTGTGAAGCTAGTCTGAAAGCGTTACGCAAAGCAGCCAAGGAACATAAGGCAGATGTAATCATTGGTGTGGGTGGTGGTAAGGCACTGGATACAGCTAAGTTAGTCGGCCATCAATTACAATTACCAGTTGTAACAATTCCTACCTCTGCGGCTACCTGTGCGGCGTGGACTGCTTTATCAAATGTCTATTCTGAGTCAGGGGCGTTTTTGTATGATGTAGCGTTGTCTCACTGTCCTGATTTGCTGATTCTGGACTATGATTTGATTAAAACTGCACCTCAACGGACTTTAGTTGCAGGTATTGGGGATGCGATCGCTAAATGGTATGAAGCATCCGTTAGCAGTGGACACTTGCAAGATACGTTAATTATTGCCGCAGTCCAACAAGCGCGAGTTTTACGAGATATCCTGTTACAAAAATCTGCCGCAGCTTTACAATCTCCTGGTAGTGAAGTTTGGCAAGAAGTGGTGGATGCCACAGTATTACTAGCTGGTGTCATTGGTGGGTTAGGTGGCGCACAATGTCGCACTGTGGCCGCCCATGCTGTCCATAATGGTTTAACGCATATTTCTGGACATGGCAGCATTCATGGCGAAAAAGTCGCTTATGGTATTTTAGTACAACTGCGATTAGAAGAAATGCTCCAAGGTAATCAACTTGCAGACGCAGCAAGACAACAATTATTAAAGTTCTATGCAGAGATTGGACTACCCCAAAAACTAGCAGATTTGGGTTTAGGTAATCTTACTTTGGCTGAGTTACAAACAGCCGCAGAAATTACCCTAGCACCTAATTCTGATATTCACCGTTTACCTTTTCCCGTAGTCTTGGAACATTTAATGGCCGCAATGGTTTCTACCACCGCACCACACCAATTAAAAGTTAAAAATGGGTAA
- a CDS encoding aspartate aminotransferase: MSLSWITPAERVQKLPPYVFARLDELKAKAREQGLDLIDLGMGNPDGPTPQPVVEAAIAALQNPANHGYPPFEGTANFRKAITKWYNRRYGVTLDPDSEALPLLGSKEGLGHLAIAYINPGDLVLVPSPSYPVHFRGPIIAGGVIHSLILKEENNWLIDLAAIPDEVARKAKILYFNYPSNPTAATAPREFFEEIVAFARKYEILLVHDLCYAELAFDGYQPTSLLEIPGAKDIGVEFHTLSKTYNMAGWRVGFVVGNRHVIQGLRTLKTNLDYGIFSALQTAAETALELPDTYLHEVQQRYRTRRDFLIDGLGKLGWNIPKTEATMYLWVKCPVGMGSTDFALDVLQQTGVVVTPGNAFGAGGEGYVRFSLIADCDRLGEALQRFKEAGIRYQPEAVVSV; encoded by the coding sequence ATGAGTCTGAGTTGGATTACTCCCGCAGAACGTGTACAAAAATTGCCTCCTTATGTTTTTGCCCGTTTGGATGAACTAAAGGCAAAGGCCAGGGAACAAGGGCTAGATTTAATTGATTTAGGGATGGGAAACCCCGATGGACCCACACCTCAACCGGTGGTAGAAGCTGCCATTGCCGCTTTACAAAATCCCGCTAATCACGGTTATCCACCCTTTGAAGGTACTGCTAATTTTCGTAAGGCAATTACTAAATGGTACAATCGCCGCTATGGTGTCACCCTTGATCCTGATAGCGAGGCTTTACCCCTGCTTGGTTCTAAGGAAGGTTTAGGACATTTAGCGATCGCCTATATCAATCCTGGTGATCTTGTTTTAGTACCATCACCATCCTATCCCGTCCATTTTCGTGGTCCTATCATCGCTGGTGGAGTCATTCACAGTTTAATTCTTAAAGAAGAAAACAACTGGTTAATTGATTTAGCTGCTATTCCCGATGAAGTAGCCAGAAAAGCCAAAATCCTCTATTTCAATTATCCCAGTAACCCCACCGCAGCTACCGCACCCCGTGAATTTTTTGAAGAGATTGTCGCTTTTGCCCGTAAATATGAAATTCTTTTAGTTCATGACTTGTGTTATGCGGAGTTAGCTTTTGATGGTTATCAACCGACTAGCTTGTTAGAAATCCCTGGTGCAAAAGATATCGGCGTAGAATTTCACACCTTATCTAAAACCTATAATATGGCAGGTTGGCGTGTTGGTTTTGTCGTCGGAAATCGTCATGTGATCCAAGGTTTACGAACATTAAAAACTAACTTGGATTATGGCATTTTCTCCGCTTTACAAACAGCAGCAGAAACCGCTTTAGAATTGCCAGATACTTATTTACATGAAGTCCAGCAACGCTACCGTACCCGTCGAGATTTTCTGATTGATGGTTTAGGTAAATTAGGCTGGAATATTCCTAAAACCGAAGCCACAATGTATCTTTGGGTAAAATGTCCAGTGGGAATGGGTTCGACAGATTTCGCCTTGGATGTACTGCAACAAACAGGTGTAGTTGTCACTCCTGGTAATGCCTTTGGTGCTGGTGGTGAAGGATATGTGAGATTTAGTTTAATAGCAGATTGCGATCGCTTGGGTGAAGCTTTACAAAGATTCAAAGAAGCAGGAATTCGCTATCAACCTGAAGCTGTAGTTTCTGTTTAA
- a CDS encoding ArsR/SmtB family transcription factor, which yields MITPTTTIPHLIAEGFHALSDPIRISVIELLLQRELCVCDLCDILEINQSKLSFHLKNLKEANLVNTRQEGRWIYYSLNLTQFQILEEYLANIRRNSVFSPPRSCCE from the coding sequence ATGATCACCCCTACAACTACAATTCCTCACCTCATTGCTGAAGGTTTTCATGCCCTATCTGACCCCATTAGAATTAGTGTGATAGAATTACTGCTGCAACGAGAACTCTGTGTGTGTGATTTATGTGATATTTTAGAAATAAATCAATCCAAACTATCATTTCATCTCAAAAATCTGAAAGAAGCCAACTTAGTAAATACCCGTCAAGAAGGACGCTGGATTTATTACAGTTTGAATTTAACCCAATTTCAGATTTTAGAAGAGTATTTAGCCAATATCCGCCGTAATTCTGTATTTTCTCCTCCCCGTTCTTGTTGTGAATAA
- a CDS encoding PstS family phosphate ABC transporter substrate-binding protein, translated as MRAKAQKLVLAVGILAIANSCTSTSDNSSKIQQSSQTAKAATSQTVSTIKIDGSSTVYPITQAIAKEFTANTKNNTQVQVNISGTGGGFEKFCTGKIEINNASRPISQKEMAECNKNGVKYIELPIAFDALTIAVHPQNDWAKDITVAELKKMWEAAAEGKITKWNQIRSSWPDRPLNLYGAGKKSGTFDYFTEAILGKETTSRNDYTASEDDDVLVEGINKDPNALGYFGYAYYDKNQDKLKVVAINNGKGAILPSQETVAKSKYQPLSRPLFIYVNLWSSQNRGEIYKFIDFYLQKAPTIVNSVGSVPLPEEAYKIDYVHLHNGKAGTVFAGKSQFDLTIGELLRKQKEF; from the coding sequence ATGAGAGCCAAGGCGCAAAAATTAGTCCTAGCAGTGGGAATATTAGCGATCGCCAACAGTTGTACCAGTACATCTGACAATTCCAGCAAAATTCAGCAGTCATCACAAACTGCAAAAGCTGCTACTTCCCAGACTGTATCCACCATTAAAATTGATGGTTCAAGTACAGTATATCCCATTACCCAAGCCATAGCAAAAGAATTTACAGCCAACACCAAAAACAACACCCAAGTACAAGTAAACATTTCCGGTACTGGGGGAGGGTTTGAAAAATTCTGCACAGGGAAAATAGAAATAAATAATGCCTCACGGCCAATTTCTCAAAAAGAGATGGCAGAGTGTAACAAAAATGGAGTCAAATACATAGAATTACCTATTGCCTTCGATGCCTTAACCATTGCCGTACATCCGCAAAATGACTGGGCAAAAGATATTACAGTAGCAGAATTAAAAAAAATGTGGGAAGCTGCGGCCGAAGGAAAAATTACCAAATGGAATCAAATACGTAGTTCTTGGCCAGATCGTCCCCTGAATTTATACGGTGCTGGTAAAAAATCTGGTACATTTGACTACTTTACAGAAGCAATCCTTGGCAAAGAAACAACCAGCCGCAACGACTACACAGCCAGCGAAGATGACGATGTTTTAGTAGAAGGCATCAACAAAGATCCCAACGCCTTGGGTTATTTTGGTTACGCTTACTATGACAAAAACCAAGACAAATTAAAAGTCGTAGCTATTAACAACGGTAAAGGGGCAATTTTACCATCACAAGAAACAGTAGCAAAATCCAAGTATCAACCACTATCTCGACCTTTATTTATATATGTGAATTTGTGGTCTAGTCAAAACCGAGGAGAGATTTATAAATTTATAGATTTCTATTTACAAAAAGCACCAACAATAGTGAATTCTGTGGGTTCTGTACCCTTACCAGAGGAAGCCTACAAAATTGATTATGTGCATTTACACAACGGTAAAGCCGGAACAGTATTTGCAGGTAAATCACAATTCGATTTAACCATCGGGGAATTATTGCGTAAACAAAAGGAATTTTAA